From a region of the Haloferax volcanii DS2 genome:
- a CDS encoding cupin domain-containing protein, with translation MGYRVVDATAVEPADDRPCELRRIGGEAGLETVALNRFRAAPGEQVPLSYHYHTEQEEAFYVLSGTLFVETPDETFEVGADGLFVADPESPHRAYNPEDAAEPVELLALGSPAVSGDAVPYDSDEE, from the coding sequence ATGGGATATCGCGTCGTGGACGCAACCGCCGTCGAGCCCGCCGACGACCGCCCGTGCGAACTCCGCCGCATCGGCGGCGAGGCCGGCTTGGAGACCGTCGCGCTCAACCGCTTCCGGGCCGCCCCCGGCGAGCAGGTGCCGCTTTCGTACCACTACCACACAGAACAGGAGGAGGCGTTCTACGTCCTCTCGGGCACGCTGTTCGTCGAGACGCCCGACGAGACGTTCGAAGTCGGCGCTGACGGCCTGTTCGTCGCTGACCCCGAGAGCCCCCACCGGGCGTACAACCCCGAGGACGCCGCGGAGCCGGTCGAACTGCTCGCGCTCGGCTCGCCGGCCGTGTCGGGCGATGCCGTGCCCTACGACTCCGACGAGGAAT